In the genome of Diaphorobacter sp. HDW4A, the window AGGGCGAAGACCTTCCCCGCACCCGTCAAGATATCCGGGCGCATCACCGCCTGGCGCGCGGAGGACATCCGTGCATGGATCGAAGCGCAAGGAGGCGATGGCGCGGCAGACGGGTGATCGGCACACCCGGTCGGTCACCCGTCTGGATTCGACTTCAGTCTGGTGGCCGATGGCCTATCGGCTGAAGGTGTGCTACTGGTTTGGGTCTGCGGCGGCGCTGCGATCAAAACGGCGATTCCACGCGCGGTAGGTCAGCCAAGCTGCAACCAGGCCGAAGGCGCCGGAGATGATCTGATCCCAGTCCAGCGTGTAGACCGGGCGATCGAGCTGGTCTTCCCAGAACTCATAACCGAAATGCCAAGTGGCGGTGAGCGCCAGCCCGATCCAGAAGGTCAAGGGCATGCCGCCTATGCCGAAGAAGGCAAAGGGCAGAAACAGTCCGAGTAGGAAGTGCGCGACGAAGTAGTGGTGCGTGAAGTACAGGCCCACGGTGGCCTGGAGCGCGCCTGTCAGCAGGCAGCCTGCAGCGAAGAAGATCCACGCGAAACGCTGCGAGGCTTTCTCGCGGGGCGTGAGTTTGCTCATGATGGGCTACCCCACAGGCTGGGCAGGCGGCTGCACCTCGGTTCCGCTTTCCAGGATCTTCAGGAACTCCGTATAGGCATAGACACGACCACGCTGTTTGCCGGTGATCTCACCCACGATTTGGAGCTTCTCCAGCGTCTCGAAGGCCTTGTTGACGGTAGGCGCACTGAGGCCGGCCTTCTGCTGGACTTGTGCGGCATTGAGAAACGGGTGCGTTTGCAGCAGTTCATGCACGCGGAGCATGGAGTTGGTCTGTTCGCCACAGGTTGCAATGCGTTCCCTGTCTGTCTGGAACAGGGCCACGATGCGCATGGCACTCTCATAGGCGTTGTTGGCGGTCTCTGCCACGCCGGTGAGGAAGAACTCTGTCCAGGTTTCCCAGTCCCCGCGCAGCCGAACGTCCTGCAGCAAGCGGTAGTACTGCTCCCGATGGGTCTTGAGGTACAGGCTCAGGTACAGCAACGGTTCGTGAAGGATCTTCTTCTCGACCAGGAAAAGGGCGATCATCAGACGGCCCAGACGCCCATTGCCATCCAGGAATGGGTGGATGGATTCGAACTGCACATGCAGCATGCCTGCCTTGATGAGCGGCGGGATGATGGCGGAATCGTCATGGAGAAAGCGTTCGAGGTCTCCCAGGCACTTTTCCATTTCGCCAACCGGCGGTGGCACATAGTGGGCATTGCCCGGCCGGGTGCCCCCGAGCCAGTTCTGGGAGCGGCGGAATTCGCCAGGACTCTTGTTTTGCCCGCGCCCCTTCTGAAGAAGACGAGCGTGCATGTCCCGCAGCAGGCGCAGGCACAGTGGCAATCCCTTCGGGTCACGCAGGACATCCAGTCCGTACATCATCGCGTCCACGTAGTTGGACACCTCGGTGATGTCGTCGAGCGGCTTGCCGGCCAGCGCCGCGTTCTCGAACTGGAGCAGATCGTCCAGGGTGGACTGGGTACCTTCGATCTGCGAGGACAGGACCGCCTCCTTGCGGACGTACATGTAGAGGAACAGCGCCTTGTCCGGGAGCAGCATGGCCACGCCATCGAGCCGGCCGATCGCCCGGTCGGCCTCGCTCAACCGCTGGAGCAACTGCGCAGAGAGTGCCAGTGGTGGTTCAGGAGGCAGGGCGGGCGGAACGTAGGCGTTGACGGTTTCGTCGAAGGCCACGGTCGACACGTAGTGCCCGATTCTGGGATTCGTCGGCAGGGTGTCTTGCGAGGTGTCGCTGGTGGGCATGGCGCGTAAGTTAAGGCGGCTTAAATAGCGGTTGTTGCTAATAAAAAACTGTGCCAGAAATTTTACTAATGCTGTGAGAATGCCGCAAGCGCCGGTCACTGTGCTGGACACGTAGCGAGCTCAACTGCTTGAGGTGGCGCTGAGAGATGAGCGTCCCTCGGGTATCCCGTGCCTGATCCAGCGGGCTGGCTACGGACAATCCCCTAGTCTTGCGACCGGGGGATTCCGTCCTGCAGCGACGAGCGCTGCGTCGGCTTCGTCCTTTGTCCTTGGCCTCTGGTGGCGGAGGCTGTCTCATGTGTTCCGGGCGTATGCCCCCGAAATCCTGGACATGACCGTATCGAAGTCGAAATCAGCGTGGAACAGCGGTTCGAATCGACCTTGTTCGCCTTCGAAGACGAACTCCGCGCAGTAGCAGTCCTGCTCGTGCTCGCCGCAGTACTGGCACTCGGGGTTGCAGCGGACGATCATCTGATCAATGGCATCGGCCGGATCGTCCGAGGCCATCAACTCGTCGTCGGCAGACCAGCGGCTGATCTGGAACTCGCCGCGGGCGAATTCCAGAACCTCCTCGGTGGTCTCGAACGCCCAGTTCAGCAAGGCTTGGCAAGCAGGAAGCAGCACGACACGGACGTAGTCAAAGCGGTAGCCTTCCAGCAGGCACAGCACGCGCCCTTCTTCTTCGTAGAGGCTCTGAAAGGAAATCGGGCCGTAGCGCTGCTCGAGCGCACGGTACCGCTCCGGGTCGAGCCGGATGTGCTTGAGCGCGTTGTTGATGGCATCGATGAGCTCGAACTTCCGATTGCTGAGGCGTGCGCCGTCCACGCAGAACAGTTCATCGAAACGCCGGACGAACTCGCTCCTGCGGTCATCGAGGCCGGCTGTCTTGCGAATCGCCAGGATGTAGTCGACGGCATGGGCGAGGAACAGGTTGGCGCCGAAGATCCGATGCAGCTGGACGCTCCGCGCAGCGATATCGGCCCGCAGTTCCGCCATCGCGGGCTCGAGGATCGCGTGGAGATACTGCCGGTAGTCCGCGCAGGCTTGTTCGAGTGCTTCGGGTGAGGGGGGCATGGACGCATCCTTCCTTTGGAACATTGCACGAGCCGGGTGGGTGGGTCTACTGATCTGCGAGCACCACGACGGGATCCAGTTCGAAGCCTGGATAGTTGAATGCGCCGGCCAGCGTGTCGCAGTCGGCGGGCGTTGCGCCTTGTTGCCGTAGCGCCGCATGCCAGCGCGCCGTCACCACCTGCTGAATCTGGTTGACGATGTCTGTTGCCTGCGCCAGGGAGAGCTTGAACTGCGCATGTTGCGAGAGCAGATTGGCGCGGTTCGCGTAGCGGTTGAAGCTTCCGCAGGTCATGGCGAGGTCCCGCTTTTCGGCGCTGGTGAGCGGGTTGGGCGTCAGGTCGTACGCCGGTGACAGCTCCCACTTGTCCGTGGTCGCGATCAAGGCGTGGTTACGAGGGTGGTCATCGGTGTTCGAGATGAGGGCGTTGAACACCATGCGCCGAAAGATCTCTTCAAGGTCTTGAGCCGATCGTGCGCTGCGCCGCCGCAGTTCGTCGGCCAGCAGCAGGTAGGACCACTTGGCCCGATCGCCATGCGAGTCCTCCGCGTCCAGCGCGGTCAGGCCGCTGACCATGCGATGTCGAAGGTAGCCGTCAGCGGTCAGCGTGCGGTCGAAGCGCTGCACGAGCAGCACGTCCTTGCCGGCGACCGTCTCGATGCGGTGCCTGGCAACGCGCAGGCCGCACTCCTGCGCCAGCGCAAGCATCGCGCCTTCGACACGCGCGTTGTTCCACTTGTCGCTCCTGTCCGGGAATTTGGCGAGCCACAAGCCTTCGGCAT includes:
- a CDS encoding Fic family protein, which gives rise to MPTSDTSQDTLPTNPRIGHYVSTVAFDETVNAYVPPALPPEPPLALSAQLLQRLSEADRAIGRLDGVAMLLPDKALFLYMYVRKEAVLSSQIEGTQSTLDDLLQFENAALAGKPLDDITEVSNYVDAMMYGLDVLRDPKGLPLCLRLLRDMHARLLQKGRGQNKSPGEFRRSQNWLGGTRPGNAHYVPPPVGEMEKCLGDLERFLHDDSAIIPPLIKAGMLHVQFESIHPFLDGNGRLGRLMIALFLVEKKILHEPLLYLSLYLKTHREQYYRLLQDVRLRGDWETWTEFFLTGVAETANNAYESAMRIVALFQTDRERIATCGEQTNSMLRVHELLQTHPFLNAAQVQQKAGLSAPTVNKAFETLEKLQIVGEITGKQRGRVYAYTEFLKILESGTEVQPPAQPVG
- a CDS encoding type II toxin-antitoxin system HipA family toxin, with the translated sequence MASSDQRAYVYLQLPQSMEVVTAGFYELAFPQGVPTGSFVYNPAYLQRTDAVPLEPYELPLAPRRTQTVKLKGIFGALRDASPDAWGRRIIEKHTGRTDLTEVDYLLHSPEDRAGALSFGRNKLPPAPIRKFNQVIQLEALLAAAEQFMEDEAAGRPGVPEQMRELLQPGTSMGGARPKNVVEDAEGLWLAKFPDRSDKWNNARVEGAMLALAQECGLRVARHRIETVAGKDVLLVQRFDRTLTADGYLRHRMVSGLTALDAEDSHGDRAKWSYLLLADELRRRSARSAQDLEEIFRRMVFNALISNTDDHPRNHALIATTDKWELSPAYDLTPNPLTSAEKRDLAMTCGSFNRYANRANLLSQHAQFKLSLAQATDIVNQIQQVVTARWHAALRQQGATPADCDTLAGAFNYPGFELDPVVVLADQ